A single region of the Bacillus cereus genome encodes:
- the hblB gene encoding hemolytic enterotoxin HBL binding subunit HblB yields MIKKIPYKLIVASALLTMTTTSIVSPVAAFASEIEQTNNADTALSANEAKMKETLQKAGLFAKSMNAYSYMLIKNPDVNFEGITINGYVDLPGRIVQDQKNARAHAVTWDTKVKKQLLDTLTGIIEYDTTFDNYYDTMVDAINTGDGDTLKEGITDLRGEIQQNQKYAQQLIEELTKLRDSIGQDVRAFGSNKDLLQSILKNQGVDVEADQKRLDEVLGSVNYYKQLESDGFDVMKGAILGLPLIGGIIVGIARDNLGKLEPLLAQLRQTVDYKVTLNRVVGVAYNNISEMHKALDDAINSLTYMSTQWHDLDSQYSGVLGHIETASQKVDQNKFKFLKPNLNAAKDSWKTLHTDAVTLKEGIKELKVEPVTPQK; encoded by the coding sequence AAACTAATCGTTGCATCAGCTCTTTTAACTATGACAACAACTTCTATAGTCTCACCAGTAGCAGCTTTTGCAAGTGAAATTGAACAAACTAACAATGCAGATACGGCTCTTTCAGCAAATGAAGCGAAGATGAAAGAAACTTTGCAAAAGGCTGGGTTATTTGCAAAATCTATGAATGCTTATTCTTATATGTTAATTAAAAATCCAGATGTGAACTTTGAAGGGATTACTATTAATGGATATGTAGATTTACCTGGTAGAATTGTACAAGATCAAAAGAATGCAAGGGCACATGCTGTTACATGGGATACGAAGGTGAAAAAACAGCTTTTAGATACATTGACGGGTATTATTGAATACGATACAACATTTGACAATTATTATGACACAATGGTAGATGCGATTAATACAGGAGATGGAGATACTTTAAAAGAAGGGATTACAGATTTACGAGGTGAAATTCAACAAAATCAAAAGTATGCACAACAATTAATAGAAGAATTAACTAAATTAAGAGACTCTATTGGACAAGATGTTAGAGCATTTGGAAGCAATAAAGATCTCTTACAGTCGATTTTAAAAAACCAAGGTGTAGATGTTGAGGCTGATCAAAAGCGTCTAGATGAAGTTTTAGGATCAGTAAACTATTATAAACAATTAGAATCTGATGGGTTTGATGTAATGAAGGGTGCCATTTTGGGCCTACCGTTAATTGGCGGTATTATAGTGGGTATAGCAAGAGATAATTTAGGCAAGTTAGAGCCTTTATTAGCACAATTACGTCAGACTGTAGATTATAAAGTAACATTAAATCGTGTAGTTGGAGTTGCTTACAATAATATTAGTGAAATGCATAAGGCGCTTGATGATGCTATTAATTCTCTTACTTATATGTCCACGCAGTGGCATGATTTAGATTCTCAATATTCGGGAGTACTTGGACATATTGAAACTGCATCTCAAAAAGTGGATCAAAATAAATTTAAATTCTTAAAACCTAACTTGAATGCAGCGAAAGACAGTTGGAAAACATTACACACAGATGCGGTCACTTTAAAAGAAGGAATCAAAGAATTAAAAGTGGAGCCTGTTACTCCGCAAAAATAA
- a CDS encoding HBL/NHE enterotoxin family protein: MMKKIPYKILAVSTFLTMTTTYAVTPAAAFASEIEQTNNGNMSLSANEEQMIKTVQDAGVFVKSMNEYSYLLMNNPDVSFEGITINGYADLPSKIVQDQNNARAHAVSWNTKVKKQLLDTLTGIIEYDTKFENHYETLVEAINTGNGDTLKKGITDLRGGIQQNQKSAKVLIEELTKFKNAIGEDVRVFGSHKETLQSILKNQGAAVEDDQKRLEDLLGQINYQKDIESKGLDMVKIPFLPTLIAGGIMIGDARGKLGWLEPELAKLRQNVDYKITLNRVVGVAFHNISDMHSAIDSAITALTFMSTQWDDLDSQYSGVLGHIDTANQKADQNRYKFLAPNLNAAKDSWKTIRTDVVTLQEGIKIAEKKEQDFMNQLRPSSVSYFYKKIHNAYTFEIKTGSNAPNASYKVMNLTKNTVHNMWGGGPNTSMWADWLSFNPKDEFAVVAVVDGKEYVVYKDKVENIMN, translated from the coding sequence ATGATGAAAAAAATCCCTTATAAAATACTCGCTGTATCGACATTTTTAACTATGACAACAACTTATGCAGTTACACCAGCAGCAGCTTTTGCAAGTGAAATTGAACAAACTAACAATGGAAATATGTCTCTTTCAGCAAATGAAGAACAGATGATAAAAACTGTGCAAGATGCTGGGGTATTTGTAAAATCTATGAATGAATATTCTTATTTGTTAATGAATAATCCGGATGTGAGTTTTGAAGGAATTACTATTAATGGGTATGCAGATTTACCTAGTAAAATTGTACAAGATCAAAACAACGCAAGAGCACATGCAGTTTCATGGAATACGAAAGTAAAAAAACAGCTTTTAGATACATTGACAGGTATCATTGAATACGATACAAAATTTGAAAATCATTATGAAACATTAGTAGAGGCGATCAATACTGGGAATGGAGATACTTTAAAAAAAGGGATTACAGATTTACGGGGGGGAATTCAACAAAATCAAAAGTCTGCAAAAGTATTAATAGAAGAATTAACTAAATTTAAAAATGCTATTGGAGAAGATGTTAGAGTATTTGGAAGCCATAAAGAGACCTTGCAGTCTATTTTAAAAAACCAAGGAGCTGCGGTTGAGGATGATCAAAAGCGTTTAGAGGACCTTTTAGGGCAAATAAACTATCAGAAAGACATAGAATCTAAGGGCTTAGACATGGTAAAGATCCCCTTTCTCCCAACATTGATTGCTGGTGGGATAATGATAGGTGATGCAAGAGGTAAGTTAGGCTGGCTAGAGCCGGAATTAGCAAAATTACGTCAGAATGTAGATTATAAGATAACATTAAATCGTGTAGTAGGAGTTGCGTTTCATAATATTAGTGATATGCATAGTGCGATTGATAGTGCTATTACTGCTCTTACTTTTATGTCCACGCAATGGGATGATTTAGACTCTCAATATTCGGGCGTACTGGGACATATTGATACAGCTAATCAAAAAGCTGATCAAAATAGATATAAATTCTTAGCACCTAACTTGAATGCAGCAAAAGATAGTTGGAAAACAATAAGAACAGATGTTGTCACATTACAAGAAGGGATAAAAATTGCAGAGAAAAAAGAACAAGATTTTATGAATCAGCTTCGTCCATCAAGCGTTTCCTACTTTTATAAAAAAATTCATAACGCATATACATTTGAAATAAAGACTGGATCAAATGCACCAAATGCGTCTTATAAAGTTATGAATTTAACTAAAAACACGGTTCATAATATGTGGGGTGGAGGACCAAATACAAGCATGTGGGCTGACTGGCTTTCATTTAATCCAAAAGATGAATTTGCGGTGGTAGCAGTAGTGGATGGAAAAGAATATGTTGTATATAAAGACAAAGTAGAAAATATAATGAACTGA
- a CDS encoding gamma-type small acid-soluble spore protein, with protein sequence MNKKQQGYNKATSGASIQSTNASYGTEFATETNVQAVKQANAQAEAKKAQASGAQSANASYGTEFATETDVHAVKQANAQAEAKKSQSSSSNQ encoded by the coding sequence GTGAACAAAAAACAACAAGGTTACAATAAGGCAACTTCTGGCGCTAGCATCCAAAGTACAAATGCTAGCTATGGTACAGAATTCGCAACTGAAACAAATGTACAAGCAGTAAAACAAGCGAATGCACAGGCTGAGGCAAAGAAAGCACAAGCTTCAGGTGCACAAAGTGCGAATGCTAGTTATGGTACAGAATTTGCAACTGAAACGGATGTGCATGCAGTGAAACAAGCGAATGCACAAGCTGAGGCAAAAAAATCACAATCTTCTAGTTCTAATCAATAA
- a CDS encoding DUF1259 domain-containing protein — MNNLNFLCEQFAKIFNGKSNINQGVCSVSLRRNIKVFVQGRPSTSVIPVGISFESLDQNGNALNLGEIAILQEEIPLFIQSIVQQGIIVSALHNHWLYMKPLIMYIHIQSVEPPLSFAKKLANSFSVLSSYPITDNGG, encoded by the coding sequence ATGAACAACCTTAATTTCCTTTGTGAGCAATTTGCTAAAATTTTTAATGGAAAGAGCAACATAAATCAGGGTGTTTGTTCTGTCTCCTTGCGTCGTAATATTAAAGTGTTTGTTCAAGGACGACCAAGCACCTCTGTGATACCGGTTGGGATATCTTTTGAATCGTTAGATCAAAATGGCAATGCGTTGAACTTAGGGGAAATCGCTATTTTACAAGAAGAAATTCCTTTATTTATACAATCAATTGTTCAACAAGGAATTATTGTTAGCGCCTTACATAATCATTGGTTATATATGAAACCATTGATTATGTATATTCATATCCAATCTGTTGAACCACCATTAAGTTTTGCAAAAAAATTGGCAAATTCCTTTTCTGTTTTAAGTAGTTATCCAATTACTGATAACGGAGGCTAA
- a CDS encoding YjcZ family sporulation protein, whose product MGFFGGGFALVLVLFILLIIVGASCFC is encoded by the coding sequence ATGGGATTCTTTGGCGGCGGATTCGCCTTAGTCCTTGTGCTCTTTATATTATTAATCATAGTTGGAGCTTCTTGCTTCTGCTAA
- a CDS encoding helix-turn-helix domain containing protein, with product MFLEVIRFQEMWEEDKSCIEIAVELGRHQLEIAALIMDQADKNKNKSRTMGLRA from the coding sequence GTGTTTCTTGAAGTGATTCGATTCCAAGAAATGTGGGAAGAAGATAAAAGCTGCATTGAAATTGCAGTAGAGTTGGGAAGACATCAGTTAGAAATTGCAGCCTTAATCATGGATCAGGCGGATAAGAACAAGAATAAATCTCGCACAATGGGATTAAGAGCATGA
- a CDS encoding ABC transporter ATP-binding protein, with product MSTNVVTVESVEKTYGKRNENQSKALRGVSLSIKEGEFVGIMGPSGSGKTTLLNVISTLDQATGGSVTIAGTNITSMKGNALSDFRSQKLGFIFQDFNLLENLSIYENIALPLSLQGVPSSEITGKVNEVAKKLGITEILTKYPTAVSGGQKQRTAAARALVHNPAIVLADEPTGALDSKNAKSLLEAMQDLHENHNVSILMVTHDAFSASYCERILFIQDGLLYKELMRQGTRENFYQDILGVLAHMGSAAESK from the coding sequence ATGTCAACAAATGTAGTTACTGTAGAAAGCGTAGAAAAAACGTATGGGAAAAGAAATGAGAATCAATCAAAAGCATTAAGGGGTGTATCATTAAGTATTAAAGAAGGGGAATTTGTCGGGATTATGGGTCCTTCTGGATCTGGAAAAACGACTTTACTTAATGTGATAAGTACACTTGACCAAGCGACAGGTGGTAGTGTGACAATAGCTGGCACAAATATTACTTCTATGAAGGGGAATGCATTATCAGATTTTCGTTCTCAAAAATTAGGTTTTATCTTTCAAGATTTTAACTTACTTGAAAACTTATCAATTTATGAAAATATCGCTTTGCCACTTTCTTTGCAAGGTGTACCTTCAAGTGAGATTACTGGAAAAGTAAATGAGGTTGCGAAGAAATTAGGTATTACTGAAATTTTAACAAAATATCCAACTGCTGTTTCTGGTGGACAAAAGCAAAGAACAGCGGCAGCACGAGCTTTAGTACATAATCCAGCAATCGTATTAGCAGATGAGCCGACAGGGGCACTTGATAGTAAAAACGCAAAAAGCTTATTAGAAGCGATGCAAGATTTACATGAAAATCATAATGTAAGTATTTTAATGGTGACACACGATGCATTTAGTGCGAGTTACTGTGAGCGTATTTTATTTATTCAAGACGGTCTTCTTTATAAAGAGTTAATGCGTCAAGGTACGCGAGAAAATTTCTATCAAGACATTTTAGGTGTGCTTGCTCATATGGGCTCAGCTGCTGAGTCTAAGTAG
- a CDS encoding FtsX-like permease family protein — protein sequence MLFKLSRHSMKKMLKDYMVLLIGLVISISIFYMFQTMAMNSEFTKDNSLISSIRLVFWVGAILLSFITVFYIIYANSFLLTLRRKELGMYMMLGAKKKKVAQLLFIETFGMGIVSIIIGILVGMLLASVAGNLLMNGMEISAKGSYSSVYTPAILVTAIFFLILFFITGLMNSIRLLRKTELELIREDETLDEVKKSKTRIIIMTVLGVLLVSTGYYFMVNIKTYAEIGFIIATVVTTLGTYFIFSSLLPFFVMKIKGNKKRNETGLNSFTYAQLRFRVNSLSRVLGTVAMLIALGAGAMTAGMAFQKNVGIMTDFSRVYDVVIHDPNEQDTAALKEMEIVEESKYKYKVDGEAVYYLRNDLTAKPPLVSDHFDTKTLKEPARKRVAEPLTEPVYSALEAPEVANKLPRMPKDWEDAVVREIQITHNQFNGKPVRIADEEHYKGIQGTEHTVTLAKVDDMKKYKPLLIEIDKRQKEQIERTTGTKVDLFTKMTIYQFMNSFMSGTMFMGFFLGIAFLAMMASSLMFKILTGASRDVRRYEMLRKIGVRRSMLTKSIYKEISYLFIFPAIIGISHVLVGLNLFSFILVDPFVKVWVPIGIFLVIYFIYYWITVQLYKGMVMPKEEVAK from the coding sequence ATGTTATTCAAATTATCACGTCATAGTATGAAAAAAATGTTAAAGGATTATATGGTATTACTTATTGGTCTAGTCATTAGTATTAGTATTTTCTACATGTTCCAAACGATGGCGATGAATAGTGAATTTACAAAAGATAATAGTCTCATTAGTAGTATTAGACTTGTCTTCTGGGTTGGTGCCATATTACTATCGTTCATTACTGTCTTTTACATTATTTATGCCAATTCTTTTCTACTTACATTAAGAAGGAAAGAACTCGGTATGTACATGATGCTTGGGGCGAAAAAGAAAAAAGTAGCACAGTTATTATTTATTGAAACATTCGGTATGGGTATTGTCAGTATTATTATCGGTATTTTAGTAGGGATGTTACTTGCCAGTGTAGCAGGAAATTTGTTAATGAATGGAATGGAAATTTCAGCAAAAGGTAGTTACTCATCTGTATATACACCAGCAATCTTAGTTACAGCTATTTTCTTCTTAATACTATTTTTTATTACTGGTTTAATGAACAGTATCCGATTATTACGTAAAACAGAACTAGAATTAATTCGTGAAGATGAAACACTAGATGAAGTGAAGAAAAGTAAAACTCGTATTATTATAATGACTGTACTTGGTGTATTGCTAGTAAGTACAGGGTATTATTTTATGGTAAATATAAAAACATATGCTGAGATCGGTTTTATAATAGCGACGGTTGTTACCACGCTTGGAACGTATTTTATTTTTAGTTCATTACTCCCGTTTTTTGTGATGAAAATTAAGGGGAATAAAAAACGTAATGAAACTGGTTTAAATAGTTTTACATATGCACAGCTACGTTTCCGAGTAAATAGTTTATCGAGAGTACTAGGTACGGTAGCGATGTTAATTGCATTAGGGGCAGGTGCGATGACAGCAGGTATGGCGTTCCAAAAAAATGTCGGCATTATGACAGATTTCTCACGTGTATATGACGTTGTAATTCACGATCCAAATGAACAAGATACAGCAGCATTAAAAGAAATGGAAATTGTTGAAGAAAGCAAGTACAAGTATAAAGTAGATGGAGAAGCGGTTTATTACTTACGTAACGATTTAACTGCGAAACCACCACTTGTTTCCGACCACTTTGATACAAAAACTTTAAAAGAACCTGCGCGTAAACGTGTAGCTGAACCTTTAACTGAACCTGTATACTCTGCTTTGGAAGCTCCTGAAGTAGCGAATAAGCTTCCTCGTATGCCAAAAGATTGGGAAGATGCAGTTGTAAGAGAAATACAAATTACACATAATCAATTTAATGGAAAACCTGTAAGAATTGCAGATGAAGAACACTATAAAGGAATTCAAGGAACAGAACACACTGTAACATTAGCAAAAGTAGATGATATGAAAAAATATAAACCGTTGTTAATCGAAATAGATAAGAGACAAAAAGAACAAATTGAAAGAACAACAGGTACAAAAGTAGACTTATTTACGAAAATGACAATTTATCAATTTATGAACAGTTTCATGAGTGGGACAATGTTTATGGGATTTTTCCTCGGAATTGCCTTTTTAGCAATGATGGCAAGTTCTCTTATGTTCAAAATATTAACGGGTGCTTCTCGTGACGTACGCCGTTATGAAATGTTAAGAAAAATCGGTGTGAGACGTAGTATGTTAACAAAAAGTATATATAAAGAAATTTCATATTTATTTATCTTCCCAGCGATTATTGGAATCTCTCACGTGTTAGTAGGGCTTAACTTATTCAGCTTTATATTAGTTGATCCGTTTGTGAAAGTATGGGTGCCAATAGGAATCTTCTTAGTCATTTATTTCATCTATTACTGGATAACTGTTCAATTGTATAAAGGTATGGTAATGCCGAAAGAAGAAGTAGCGAAATAG
- a CDS encoding alpha/beta fold hydrolase yields MKKINKVIKRIGVSAILLIIIALVFPTWTSQIKGKNSISTLEQVEINGSGHEIMIRGKDKNNPVIIFVHGGPGSSEIPYAQKYQDLLEEKFTVVNYDQRGSGKSYHFLEDYSNLTSDLLVEDLLAMTDYVSKRLGKEKVILIGHSYGTYIGMQAANKAPEKYEAYVGIGQMSDTVESEMDSLNYVIEQAQNAGNTDEVSYLKGLTEKIKNGDTYTPRNYVAKYGGTSRLIENLDGDNIGMLLSNEYNLFDVIRYNVGLSYSQTVLLEKDLKNPLPIKVTKLKLPFYFLMGKYNYNTSSHAAKQYFDRIEGDKKEFIAFEKSAHYPQFEEKEKFYKWICDTFVK; encoded by the coding sequence ATGAAGAAGATAAATAAAGTAATAAAACGTATTGGAGTCAGTGCTATACTACTAATAATCATAGCACTAGTATTTCCTACATGGACCTCACAAATAAAGGGAAAAAACAGTATAAGTACATTAGAGCAAGTAGAGATAAATGGAAGTGGTCATGAAATTATGATACGCGGCAAAGATAAGAACAATCCGGTTATTATTTTTGTACATGGTGGACCAGGTTCTTCAGAAATACCATATGCTCAAAAATACCAAGACTTATTGGAAGAGAAATTCACAGTTGTTAATTACGATCAAAGAGGAAGCGGGAAATCGTATCATTTCTTAGAAGATTATTCGAATCTTACATCAGATCTACTTGTAGAGGATTTATTAGCTATGACAGATTATGTTTCAAAACGTCTTGGCAAAGAAAAGGTAATATTAATTGGCCATTCTTACGGTACATATATTGGAATGCAAGCTGCTAATAAAGCTCCTGAAAAATATGAAGCGTATGTTGGTATAGGGCAGATGAGTGATACAGTAGAAAGTGAAATGGATAGTTTAAACTATGTTATTGAACAGGCACAAAATGCGGGGAATACAGATGAGGTTTCCTATTTAAAAGGGTTAACCGAAAAAATTAAAAATGGCGATACATACACTCCGCGAAATTATGTTGCGAAATATGGTGGAACATCAAGACTCATTGAAAATCTAGATGGTGATAACATCGGGATGCTACTTAGTAATGAATATAACTTGTTTGATGTAATTCGTTATAACGTTGGATTATCATACTCTCAAACTGTCTTATTAGAAAAAGATCTAAAGAATCCATTACCTATAAAAGTAACTAAACTGAAGTTACCGTTTTATTTTCTTATGGGTAAATACAACTATAATACTTCATCCCATGCAGCCAAACAGTATTTTGATAGGATTGAGGGGGATAAAAAAGAATTTATTGCTTTTGAGAAATCTGCTCATTATCCGCAATTTGAAGAGAAAGAAAAGTTTTATAAGTGGATTTGTGATACATTCGTAAAATAA
- a CDS encoding PhzF family phenazine biosynthesis protein yields the protein MQISVYIASAFSKDHKGGNKAGVVFIENTLTTTQKMAIAKQLGYAETAFISESEIADYKFEYFTPKEEVDLCGHATIGSFVILMHLNKLFRNRYTIETNSGVLTITIKDDIIFMEQNKPIFYDVVSLNEFIDCFDIKAIDNKYPIQIVSTGLKDILIPIKSETRLHTLQPNFEKIKEISKYYNVVGMHLFTFNDNRIICRNFAPLYDINEEAATGTSNGALACYLYERHYLQKEVYVFEQGYSLHSPSEILVKLATNSKNEIEKVYVGGKGYYCETKCLNVENIE from the coding sequence ATGCAAATATCCGTTTATATTGCAAGTGCATTTAGCAAGGATCATAAAGGTGGAAATAAAGCAGGAGTGGTATTTATTGAGAATACATTGACCACTACTCAAAAAATGGCAATAGCCAAACAACTGGGCTATGCGGAAACCGCATTTATATCAGAATCTGAAATTGCTGATTATAAATTTGAGTATTTTACACCAAAAGAAGAAGTTGATTTATGTGGTCATGCCACAATTGGCTCTTTCGTGATACTGATGCATTTAAATAAACTTTTCAGGAATCGCTATACGATTGAAACGAACAGCGGTGTTCTTACTATTACCATAAAAGATGACATCATATTCATGGAACAAAACAAACCGATATTCTATGATGTTGTATCTCTAAACGAGTTCATTGACTGTTTTGACATTAAAGCTATAGACAATAAATACCCAATTCAAATTGTCTCCACGGGCTTAAAAGATATTTTAATTCCTATAAAAAGCGAAACACGATTACATACACTGCAACCTAATTTTGAAAAAATTAAAGAAATCAGCAAGTATTATAATGTTGTCGGGATGCATCTATTTACTTTTAATGACAATCGAATTATATGTAGAAATTTTGCTCCACTATACGACATCAATGAAGAAGCAGCGACTGGAACTTCAAACGGTGCATTAGCTTGCTACCTTTATGAACGGCACTACTTGCAAAAAGAAGTCTATGTATTTGAACAAGGTTATTCTTTACACTCGCCTTCCGAAATATTAGTTAAATTAGCAACCAATAGCAAGAATGAAATAGAAAAAGTTTATGTTGGCGGCAAAGGCTATTACTGTGAAACTAAGTGTTTAAATGTAGAAAATATTGAGTGA
- a CDS encoding MFS transporter, with protein MKEMLQLFRNKVYARFFLANILERLGSMIAGISLMFYLLDQYGKQPVYATMTQIMIALPALIFFLLVGTVVDRFDRQRICTVSNICCSLCNIGILISLYYGMIILVFIFLFLENACIQFFSPSEQSMIQGVVESDQYGVAAGMNQMVNSLYALFGVGIATMVYWTFGIYGSILVNTLTFIMSGILIQTISIPEKVRLPNGRTKWKEVNFKMLITEFQEGIKYIYQNETLKKLLLGFIVFGLLNGILSVSTTYILKYKLAPATYENLAMVGGVVGGISLLIGSIVATSIGKKYAPKSIIVFGMAGSGVFFGMCYFVNHVWSFYVCIAFATFFLPFINVAIMGWMYEIVEESFMGRVQSLLSPLTTGFQLLSLGAIAMLFPKWISADTLFIILFALLFLVTCLYQAILSSGKKQVQGIAEEM; from the coding sequence ATGAAAGAAATGCTACAGTTATTTCGAAACAAAGTTTATGCACGCTTTTTTCTAGCGAATATTTTAGAACGCCTTGGTTCTATGATTGCTGGAATTTCTTTAATGTTTTACTTGTTAGATCAATACGGGAAACAACCAGTTTACGCAACGATGACGCAAATTATGATTGCATTACCTGCATTAATCTTTTTTCTATTAGTAGGGACAGTAGTGGATCGTTTTGATAGACAGCGTATTTGTACGGTAAGTAATATATGTTGTTCGCTTTGTAATATCGGAATTCTAATTTCGCTTTATTACGGGATGATTATACTCGTCTTCATATTTTTATTTTTGGAAAATGCATGTATACAATTTTTCTCTCCATCAGAACAGTCGATGATACAGGGGGTAGTTGAATCAGACCAATATGGTGTAGCAGCGGGTATGAATCAAATGGTAAATAGTTTGTATGCTTTGTTTGGTGTAGGAATTGCAACGATGGTGTATTGGACTTTTGGAATTTACGGAAGCATTTTAGTAAATACGCTCACCTTTATTATGAGTGGTATTTTGATTCAAACGATCTCCATTCCAGAAAAAGTTCGTTTACCAAATGGTAGAACAAAATGGAAAGAAGTTAATTTTAAGATGTTAATAACAGAGTTTCAAGAAGGGATCAAGTATATATACCAAAATGAAACTTTAAAAAAATTACTTTTAGGATTTATCGTATTTGGACTATTAAACGGTATTTTAAGCGTATCCACTACTTACATATTAAAATACAAATTAGCACCAGCAACGTATGAAAATTTAGCAATGGTGGGCGGTGTAGTTGGAGGGATTTCATTACTAATTGGAAGTATAGTAGCAACAAGTATAGGTAAGAAATATGCACCAAAATCTATTATTGTTTTTGGTATGGCAGGCTCAGGAGTCTTCTTCGGTATGTGTTACTTTGTAAATCACGTATGGTCTTTTTATGTATGTATCGCTTTTGCGACTTTCTTTTTACCATTTATTAATGTTGCAATAATGGGCTGGATGTATGAAATTGTAGAAGAGTCATTCATGGGACGTGTACAAAGTTTACTTAGTCCATTAACGACAGGATTCCAGCTTTTATCTCTCGGTGCGATAGCAATGTTGTTCCCGAAATGGATTAGTGCAGATACATTGTTTATTATTTTATTTGCTTTATTATTTTTGGTTACGTGTTTATATCAAGCTATTTTATCTAGTGGGAAGAAGCAAGTGCAGGGTATAGCTGAAGAGATGTAA
- a CDS encoding ABC transporter permease subunit, producing the protein MVIRVAKWCGITCLQLLAAILCIICLGALPRLFKGLQIDLIGFWNTVLFLGEKLLQPGEITYGFRNSRKLFPQIWIHYVETMFVFISAFILSLLIAYVIVVWVLQRSQSKQRIWNGVFVALESIPDILLILLSQLLVVIIFQKTGFMPVKHAGFGEDRARMLPIICLAIPTTLLFMKLLLLRFREELEKDYSIFAKSKGLSLRHILTHHISRNVLLTTVYYAKTNILFMLSNLYIIEWLFNTYGMFVFVKENSKLEIFTVSLVILYVPLFILFRILHTLLKNVIKERV; encoded by the coding sequence ATGGTGATACGAGTTGCTAAATGGTGTGGGATTACTTGTTTACAACTATTAGCTGCAATCTTATGTATAATCTGCCTAGGTGCGTTACCGCGTTTATTTAAGGGATTGCAAATTGATTTAATCGGTTTTTGGAACACAGTTCTGTTTCTTGGAGAGAAGTTACTTCAACCAGGTGAAATTACTTATGGATTTCGGAACTCAAGAAAGTTATTTCCACAAATATGGATTCATTATGTAGAGACAATGTTTGTATTTATTTCGGCATTTATCCTTTCTTTGCTCATTGCGTATGTTATCGTTGTGTGGGTATTGCAGCGCTCTCAGTCAAAGCAACGTATATGGAATGGAGTTTTCGTCGCACTTGAAAGTATCCCGGACATTTTATTAATTTTACTATCTCAACTTCTAGTAGTAATTATCTTTCAAAAAACAGGATTTATGCCAGTGAAACATGCGGGATTTGGTGAGGATAGAGCTCGCATGTTACCAATAATATGCCTTGCTATACCTACAACGTTATTATTTATGAAGCTACTATTATTACGTTTTAGAGAAGAATTAGAGAAAGATTATAGCATATTTGCAAAGAGCAAAGGACTGAGTTTAAGACATATTTTGACACACCATATTTCAAGAAACGTCTTGTTAACAACAGTCTATTATGCAAAAACAAATATTTTATTTATGTTATCAAATTTATATATTATTGAATGGCTATTTAATACGTACGGCATGTTTGTTTTTGTAAAAGAAAATTCCAAATTAGAAATATTTACAGTGAGTTTAGTTATATTATACGTACCGCTTTTTATACTATTTCGTATATTACATACGCTTTTAAAAAATGTTATAAAGGAGCGTGTGTAA